The following proteins are co-located in the Pseudomonas sp. ATCC 13867 genome:
- a CDS encoding sigma-70 family RNA polymerase sigma factor: MPSVDAPLHAAVSELYQHHHGWLQGWLRRRLGCHEQAADLAQDTFTRLLGSRRVLEAREPRAYLTTVAKGLMINWFQRQSLERAYLEALANLPEELAPSPEQRYLVLETLHEVDALLARLPDPVRQAFLLAQIEELKYEAIAERLGVSLGSVKRYMQQAFRHCLELME; the protein is encoded by the coding sequence ATGCCTTCAGTCGACGCTCCGCTCCACGCCGCCGTCAGTGAGCTCTATCAGCACCATCACGGTTGGCTGCAAGGCTGGCTGCGTCGGCGCCTGGGCTGCCATGAACAGGCCGCCGACCTGGCCCAGGACACCTTCACCCGCCTGCTCGGCTCACGCCGGGTGCTGGAGGCCCGCGAGCCGCGCGCGTACCTCACCACGGTGGCCAAGGGGCTGATGATCAACTGGTTCCAGCGCCAGTCGCTGGAACGCGCCTACCTCGAAGCGCTCGCCAATCTGCCCGAAGAGCTGGCGCCCTCGCCGGAGCAGCGTTACCTCGTGCTGGAAACCCTGCACGAGGTGGATGCCCTCCTCGCCCGCCTGCCCGATCCCGTGCGCCAGGCCTTCCTGCTGGCGCAGATCGAGGAGCTGAAGTACGAGGCCATCGCCGAGCGCCTGGGCGTGTCCCTGGGGTCGGTGAAGCGCTATATGCAGCAGGCCTTCCGCCACTGCCTGGAGCTGATGGAGTGA
- a CDS encoding amino acid ABC transporter ATP-binding protein — translation MIPDMKDVVIQARDVHKAFGELEILKGVSLEVRRGEVVVLIGASGSGKTTFIRCMNHLEDIQSGSIRVNGELMGYRERPDGKLVRDSESNIARRRRDIGMVFQRFNLFPHMTVLENIIEAPTQVLGVPRGEALDQARRLLARVRLSDKAEHYPGQLSGGQQQRVAIARALAMKPQAMLFDEPTSALDPETVGEVLQVMKELADEGMTMVVVTHEMGFAREVADRVVVLHQGELIEEGPPAQVFGNPHHPRTREFLSRVL, via the coding sequence ATGATCCCGGACATGAAAGACGTGGTGATCCAGGCCCGCGACGTGCACAAGGCCTTCGGCGAGCTGGAAATCCTCAAGGGCGTGTCCCTGGAGGTGCGCCGTGGCGAGGTGGTGGTGCTGATCGGCGCCTCCGGCTCGGGCAAGACCACCTTCATCCGCTGCATGAACCACCTGGAAGACATCCAGAGCGGCAGCATCCGCGTCAACGGCGAGCTGATGGGCTACCGCGAGCGCCCCGACGGCAAGCTGGTGCGCGACTCGGAAAGCAACATCGCCCGGCGTCGTCGCGACATCGGCATGGTGTTCCAGCGCTTCAACCTGTTCCCGCACATGACCGTGCTGGAGAACATCATCGAGGCTCCGACCCAGGTGCTCGGCGTGCCCAGGGGCGAGGCGCTGGACCAGGCCCGCCGGCTACTGGCGCGGGTACGTCTGTCGGACAAGGCCGAGCACTACCCCGGCCAGCTCTCCGGCGGCCAGCAGCAGCGCGTGGCCATCGCCCGCGCCCTGGCGATGAAGCCCCAGGCCATGCTCTTCGACGAACCCACCAGTGCCCTCGACCCGGAAACCGTCGGCGAGGTGCTGCAGGTGATGAAGGAGCTGGCCGACGAAGGCATGACCATGGTGGTCGTCACCCACGAGATGGGCTTCGCCCGAGAAGTGGCCGACCGCGTGGTGGTGCTGCACCAGGGTGAACTCATCGAGGAAGGCCCGCCTGCGCAGGTCTTCGGCAATCCGCACCACCCGCGTACGCGGGAATTCTTAAGCCGCGTTCTCTAA
- a CDS encoding gamma-glutamyltransferase family protein: MLKFSAHEYPYASQRQSVFARNGMVAASQPLAAEAGIAMLRAGGNAIDAAIATAAALTVVEPTGCAIGGDAFALVWVKDQLHGLDASGHAPASLSIGKVKAAGFDKMPVHGWLPVTVPGIPSAWAELSARFGKLPFADLLQPAIALARDGFPVSPVVAHQWEIARREYQQSRAAVPALEAWFETFTLNGEAPRAGQLFRNPAQAKTLAELAETKCESFYRGALAERLAAHSAATGGALSAADLAGYKPKWVEPIKTNYRGYDVWEIPPAGQGLIALMTLNILQGYDFDQRDSQLTWHRQLEAMKKAYADGLHYITDAEHMRVSTAALLSDDYAARRRAEIGEQAAEPRHGDPHSSGTVYIATADGEGNMVSFIQSAYHGFGSGVVLPDSGIGLQNRGSEFSLDPAHSNALAPGKKTFHTIIPGFLSKDGVAVGPFGVMGGYMQPQGHVQMVMNLVDFGLNPQAALDAPRWQWLGGMKVGIEQHANRDLAFGLARRGHEVEIACDLTDYGRGQIIVRDPQTGVLCGGTEPRADSHIAVC, encoded by the coding sequence ATGCTTAAGTTTTCCGCTCACGAGTACCCCTACGCCTCCCAGCGCCAGAGCGTGTTCGCCCGCAACGGCATGGTCGCCGCCTCGCAGCCCCTGGCTGCCGAGGCCGGCATCGCCATGCTGCGTGCCGGCGGCAACGCCATCGACGCCGCCATCGCCACCGCCGCCGCGCTGACGGTGGTCGAACCCACCGGCTGCGCCATCGGCGGCGACGCCTTCGCCCTGGTCTGGGTCAAGGACCAGCTGCACGGCCTGGACGCCAGCGGCCACGCGCCCGCCTCCCTCTCCATCGGCAAGGTCAAGGCCGCAGGCTTCGACAAGATGCCCGTACACGGCTGGCTGCCGGTCACCGTGCCGGGCATTCCCTCAGCCTGGGCGGAACTGTCCGCGCGCTTCGGCAAGCTGCCCTTCGCCGACCTGCTGCAGCCCGCCATCGCGCTGGCCCGCGATGGCTTCCCGGTGTCCCCGGTGGTCGCTCACCAGTGGGAAATCGCCCGCCGCGAATACCAGCAAAGCCGCGCCGCCGTACCGGCCCTGGAGGCCTGGTTCGAGACCTTCACCCTGAACGGTGAAGCCCCGCGTGCCGGCCAGCTGTTCCGCAACCCGGCCCAGGCGAAAACCCTCGCCGAGCTGGCCGAAACGAAGTGCGAAAGCTTCTACCGTGGCGCCCTCGCCGAGCGCCTGGCCGCCCACTCCGCCGCCACCGGTGGCGCGCTGAGCGCCGCTGACCTGGCCGGCTACAAGCCCAAATGGGTCGAGCCGATCAAGACCAACTACCGCGGCTATGACGTCTGGGAAATCCCGCCGGCCGGCCAGGGCCTGATCGCCCTGATGACCCTGAACATCCTCCAGGGCTACGACTTCGACCAACGCGACAGCCAGCTCACCTGGCACCGCCAGCTCGAAGCGATGAAGAAGGCCTACGCCGATGGCCTGCACTACATCACCGACGCCGAGCACATGCGCGTCAGCACTGCCGCGCTGCTGTCCGACGACTACGCCGCACGCCGCCGCGCCGAGATCGGCGAACAGGCCGCCGAGCCCAGACATGGCGACCCGCACTCCAGCGGCACCGTGTACATCGCCACCGCCGACGGCGAAGGCAACATGGTCTCGTTCATCCAGAGCGCCTACCACGGCTTCGGCTCCGGCGTGGTGCTGCCCGACAGCGGCATCGGCCTGCAGAACCGTGGCTCGGAGTTCAGCCTCGATCCGGCGCACTCCAACGCCCTGGCGCCGGGCAAGAAGACCTTCCACACCATCATCCCCGGCTTCCTCAGCAAGGATGGCGTGGCGGTCGGTCCGTTCGGCGTGATGGGCGGCTACATGCAGCCCCAGGGCCACGTGCAGATGGTGATGAACCTGGTGGACTTCGGCCTCAACCCCCAGGCCGCGCTGGACGCCCCGCGCTGGCAATGGCTGGGCGGCATGAAGGTCGGCATCGAGCAGCATGCCAACCGCGACCTGGCCTTCGGCCTGGCGCGGCGCGGCCACGAGGTCGAGATCGCCTGCGACCTGACCGACTACGGACGCGGGCAGATCATCGTCCGCGATCCGCAGACCGGTGTGCTCTGTGGCGGCACCGAGCCGCGCGCGGATTCGCATATCGCGGTCTGCTGA
- a CDS encoding MFS transporter: protein MTAMPPQASTLNLRPLMFETFVCTVAVMSFVALIGPVARTLGLAPWQAGMTVTVGGIAWMLMARVWGIASDRLGRRRVLLSGLAGFAVTYALLCAFMALALNISMSALPAFIGIVALRGLAGGFYAAVPACSAALVADHVSADKRASAMAGLGAASAVGMVVGPSFAGLLAMLGLALPLLLTCLLPLLAFAVLWRWLPDSQRVSERKGPALAIGDRRLRRSLTLGFIAMVCVTVAQMTVGFFALDRLQLPPADAARVAGIALTSVGVALICAQMLVRKLNWAPLRLIGVGGLVSALGFGSVCFAVAPWMLYASCFVAAAGMGWVFPAVSALNANAVEADEQGAAAGSLVAVHGLGMISGPLLGTLLHQVDSRAPYVLVAALLLFGVAWTVLPRKGATA from the coding sequence ATGACCGCCATGCCGCCCCAGGCGTCCACCCTCAACCTGCGCCCGCTGATGTTCGAGACCTTCGTCTGCACGGTGGCGGTGATGTCCTTCGTCGCACTGATCGGCCCGGTGGCGCGCACCCTGGGCCTGGCGCCCTGGCAGGCGGGGATGACGGTGACCGTCGGCGGCATCGCCTGGATGCTCATGGCGCGGGTCTGGGGCATCGCCAGTGACCGCCTCGGCCGTCGCCGCGTGCTGCTCAGCGGCCTGGCCGGTTTTGCGGTGACCTACGCGCTGCTCTGCGCCTTCATGGCGTTGGCACTGAATATCTCGATGTCAGCGCTGCCGGCCTTCATCGGCATCGTCGCGCTGCGCGGGTTGGCGGGCGGTTTCTATGCCGCCGTGCCGGCCTGCTCCGCGGCACTGGTAGCGGACCATGTAAGCGCGGACAAGCGCGCCTCGGCCATGGCCGGACTGGGTGCCGCCAGCGCCGTGGGCATGGTAGTCGGCCCGAGCTTCGCCGGTCTGCTGGCCATGCTCGGCCTCGCGCTGCCGCTGCTGCTCACCTGCCTGCTGCCGCTGCTGGCGTTCGCTGTTCTGTGGCGCTGGCTGCCCGATAGCCAACGCGTCAGCGAACGCAAGGGTCCGGCGCTGGCGATCGGCGACAGGCGCCTGCGCCGCTCGCTGACTCTGGGCTTCATCGCCATGGTCTGCGTGACCGTGGCGCAGATGACCGTCGGCTTCTTCGCCCTCGATCGCCTGCAACTGCCCCCGGCCGATGCCGCCCGTGTCGCCGGCATCGCACTGACCTCGGTGGGCGTGGCGCTGATCTGCGCGCAGATGCTGGTGCGCAAGCTGAACTGGGCGCCGCTCAGGTTGATCGGTGTGGGCGGCCTCGTCTCCGCATTGGGCTTCGGCTCGGTGTGCTTCGCTGTGGCACCCTGGATGCTCTATGCCTCCTGCTTCGTCGCTGCCGCCGGCATGGGCTGGGTCTTCCCCGCCGTCTCGGCACTCAACGCCAACGCCGTGGAAGCCGACGAACAGGGCGCCGCCGCCGGCAGCCTGGTGGCCGTGCACGGCCTGGGCATGATCAGCGGCCCGCTGTTGGGCACCCTGCTGCACCAGGTCGACAGCCGCGCGCCCTACGTGCTGGTCGCCGCGCTGCTGCTGTTCGGCGTCGCCTGGACCGTGCTGCCGCGCAAGGGCGCCACTGCATGA
- a CDS encoding TonB-dependent receptor codes for MSSSRHAHPSSLSLAVRAALFSLAVAVATPVMAAPAASEVRSYSIAPGPLGRALASFAAETGVHLSFDPALTDGLQSPGLSGDYSTRSALERLLQGSGLELEQRGDGTFTLIRSPSPDALQMQPSLITGQAVGPEDLPAEYAGGQVARGGRLGLLGNTDLMDAPFSITSYTEKTIQDQQARSVADVLRNEPSAQIGSARTNLNEDFSLRGFPVVSADVALNGMYGLAPFFRVPVEMAERVEVVKGPSTMLNGMPPSGNVGGAVNLVTKRAGDEPLTRVTMDYLSDSVFGTHVDVGRRFGEGKEFGVRFNGVYRNGDTALDKQELEDGLGSLGLDYAGERLRLSADYIWQREDITNVVRQFSVGPGVTKIPHAPDNDLNYPGYGDSEMIDRTLVVRGEYDLTDWLTGYAGYGDRRSEMDALAGNPVLMGNDGDFVSSPAWQVYDVGSHSAEAGLRSTFNTGPVEHRLNFGATRVVQNSDIFFLYTAFPSRASNIYNPVYAGTPSTDGYPKNVQKYTAQTLTSYALADTLSILDGRVELTLGARKQRVESQNFEMNVGTPVGDGYDEEKTTPMGGIVVKPWENISLYANYIEGLSPGETAPIGTSNAGEMLTPYVSKQKEVGIKGEWDGFGATLAAFEIKRPSSVNDNGRFTRGGEQRNRGLELSLFGEVTEGVRLLGGASYTQAKLTKTQDGQYDGNDGIGVPRKQLNLGGEYDITQVPGLTVTARTIYTDEQYVDQANSLSIPDWWRLDLGARYRFDTLGKPVVLRANLDNVFDKDYWGTSTAGYLYLGEGRTLQLSASVDF; via the coding sequence ATGTCCAGCAGCAGACACGCCCACCCCTCTTCGCTTTCCCTGGCGGTACGCGCCGCCCTCTTCTCCCTGGCGGTTGCCGTGGCGACGCCAGTGATGGCCGCGCCGGCGGCCAGCGAAGTGCGCAGCTACAGCATTGCTCCCGGCCCGCTGGGCCGCGCCCTGGCGTCGTTCGCCGCCGAGACCGGCGTGCACCTGTCTTTCGACCCGGCGCTGACCGATGGTCTGCAGAGTCCTGGCCTGAGTGGCGACTACTCGACCCGCAGCGCTCTGGAACGCCTGCTGCAAGGCAGCGGCCTGGAGCTGGAACAACGCGGCGACGGCACCTTCACCCTGATCCGCTCGCCCAGCCCCGACGCATTGCAGATGCAGCCCTCGCTGATCACCGGCCAGGCTGTGGGCCCTGAAGACCTGCCCGCCGAGTACGCCGGTGGCCAGGTGGCGCGCGGCGGACGCCTCGGCTTGCTGGGCAATACCGACCTGATGGATGCGCCCTTCAGCATCACCAGCTACACCGAGAAGACCATCCAGGACCAGCAGGCGCGCAGCGTCGCCGATGTTCTGCGCAACGAGCCCTCGGCGCAGATCGGCAGTGCGCGCACCAACCTCAACGAAGACTTCTCCCTGCGCGGCTTCCCGGTGGTCAGCGCCGACGTCGCGCTCAACGGCATGTACGGCCTGGCGCCATTCTTCCGCGTGCCGGTGGAAATGGCCGAGCGCGTGGAGGTGGTCAAGGGCCCGAGCACCATGCTCAACGGCATGCCACCCAGCGGCAACGTCGGCGGCGCGGTGAACCTGGTGACCAAGCGCGCCGGCGACGAGCCGCTGACCCGCGTGACCATGGACTACCTGTCGGATTCGGTGTTCGGCACCCATGTCGACGTCGGCCGGCGCTTCGGCGAAGGCAAGGAATTCGGCGTGCGATTCAATGGCGTATACCGCAATGGCGATACCGCTCTGGACAAGCAGGAACTGGAAGACGGCCTGGGCTCCCTCGGCCTGGACTACGCCGGCGAGCGCCTGCGCCTTTCCGCCGACTACATCTGGCAGCGCGAAGACATCACCAACGTGGTCCGCCAGTTCTCCGTCGGCCCCGGCGTGACGAAGATTCCCCACGCCCCGGACAACGACCTGAACTACCCCGGCTACGGCGATTCCGAAATGATCGACCGGACCCTGGTGGTGCGCGGCGAATACGACCTAACCGACTGGCTGACCGGCTACGCCGGCTATGGCGACCGTCGCAGCGAGATGGATGCGCTGGCGGGTAACCCGGTGCTGATGGGCAATGACGGTGACTTCGTTTCCAGCCCGGCCTGGCAGGTCTACGACGTTGGCTCGCACTCTGCCGAGGCGGGCTTGCGCAGCACCTTCAACACCGGCCCGGTGGAGCACCGGCTGAACTTCGGCGCGACCCGCGTGGTGCAGAACTCGGACATCTTCTTCCTCTACACCGCCTTCCCGTCGCGTGCGTCGAACATCTACAACCCGGTCTACGCAGGCACGCCGAGCACCGACGGCTACCCGAAGAACGTGCAGAAGTACACGGCCCAGACCCTCACCAGCTATGCGCTGGCCGACACCCTGTCGATCCTCGACGGCCGCGTCGAGCTGACCCTCGGCGCGCGCAAGCAGCGCGTGGAGTCGCAGAACTTCGAGATGAACGTCGGCACCCCGGTGGGCGATGGCTACGACGAGGAAAAGACCACTCCGATGGGTGGCATCGTGGTCAAGCCGTGGGAGAACATTTCGCTCTACGCCAACTACATCGAGGGCCTGAGCCCGGGCGAAACCGCGCCCATCGGCACTTCCAACGCCGGTGAGATGCTCACGCCCTATGTCTCCAAGCAGAAAGAAGTCGGCATCAAGGGCGAGTGGGACGGCTTCGGCGCGACCCTGGCCGCGTTCGAGATCAAGCGCCCGAGCAGCGTCAATGACAACGGCCGCTTCACCCGTGGCGGCGAGCAGCGCAACCGTGGCCTCGAACTGAGCCTGTTCGGCGAGGTCACCGAGGGTGTGCGCCTGCTCGGCGGTGCGTCCTACACCCAGGCGAAACTGACCAAGACCCAGGACGGCCAATACGACGGCAACGACGGCATCGGCGTGCCGCGCAAGCAGCTGAACCTCGGCGGCGAGTACGACATCACCCAGGTGCCGGGCCTGACCGTCACCGCCCGCACGATCTACACCGACGAGCAATACGTGGACCAGGCGAACAGCCTGAGCATCCCGGACTGGTGGCGCCTGGACCTGGGCGCGCGCTACCGCTTCGACACCCTCGGCAAGCCGGTGGTACTGCGCGCCAACCTGGATAACGTGTTCGACAAGGACTACTGGGGCACCTCCACCGCCGGGTACCTGTACCTGGGCGAGGGGCGCACCCTGCAGTTGTCCGCGAGCGTGGACTTCTAA
- a CDS encoding PepSY-associated TM helix domain-containing protein, which yields MTAKALRTWYLVHKWTSLISTVFLLMLCLTGLPLIFHEEIEHYFEPHPELKPLTEQSPKIDYDDVVARALAARPGEVVRFVFWEQDDPLGAVLTAPTLVPPPENGHIQPFDARTGEFFDPLPPPGGFMYIMLKLHTDLFMGLPGYLFLGFMGLLLVASLVSGVVVYTPFMRKLDFATVRSQRSSRLKWLDLHNVLGIVTLAWVLVVGVTGVINTLALPILMLWQGGQLAEMTAPYKDLPPLEQHGSLHKAIETARQAAPDMKPSFVGFPGTQFSSQHHYAVFMRGNTPLTERLLKPALVDAETGELTDMREMPLYVKTLLLSQPLHFGDYGGMPLKIVWALLDIVSIVILASGLYLWLGRRRTPIEKRLAELDSGGLATEVKA from the coding sequence ATGACCGCCAAAGCCCTCCGCACCTGGTACCTGGTGCACAAGTGGACCAGCCTGATCTCCACGGTATTCCTGCTGATGCTCTGCCTCACAGGCCTGCCGCTGATCTTCCACGAAGAGATCGAGCACTACTTCGAGCCGCACCCGGAGCTCAAGCCGCTCACCGAACAGTCGCCGAAGATCGACTACGACGACGTGGTGGCCCGCGCGCTGGCGGCCCGGCCCGGCGAGGTGGTGCGCTTCGTGTTCTGGGAGCAGGACGATCCGCTGGGCGCGGTCCTCACCGCCCCGACCCTGGTGCCGCCGCCGGAGAATGGCCACATCCAGCCGTTCGACGCGCGCACCGGGGAGTTCTTCGATCCGCTGCCGCCACCGGGTGGCTTCATGTACATCATGCTCAAGCTGCACACCGACCTGTTCATGGGCCTGCCCGGCTACCTGTTCCTCGGCTTCATGGGGCTGCTGCTGGTGGCCTCCCTGGTGTCCGGCGTGGTGGTCTACACGCCGTTCATGCGCAAGCTGGACTTCGCCACCGTGCGCTCGCAGCGCAGCTCGCGGCTGAAGTGGCTGGACCTGCACAACGTGCTGGGCATCGTCACCCTCGCCTGGGTGCTGGTCGTGGGCGTCACCGGGGTCATCAACACCCTGGCGCTGCCGATCCTCATGCTCTGGCAAGGCGGCCAACTGGCGGAAATGACCGCGCCCTACAAGGACTTGCCGCCGCTGGAACAGCACGGCTCGTTGCACAAGGCCATCGAGACTGCGCGTCAGGCTGCACCGGACATGAAGCCCAGCTTCGTCGGCTTCCCCGGTACGCAGTTCAGCAGCCAGCACCACTATGCAGTGTTCATGCGCGGCAACACGCCACTGACCGAACGCCTGCTCAAGCCCGCGCTGGTGGACGCCGAAACCGGCGAGCTGACCGACATGCGCGAAATGCCGCTGTACGTGAAGACCCTGTTGCTGTCCCAGCCGCTGCACTTCGGCGATTACGGCGGCATGCCGCTGAAGATCGTCTGGGCACTGCTGGACATCGTCAGCATCGTCATCCTCGCCAGCGGCCTGTACCTGTGGCTCGGCCGGCGCCGCACGCCCATCGAGAAGCGCCTCGCCGAACTGGATTCCGGCGGCCTGGCGACGGAGGTCAAGGCATGA
- a CDS encoding FecR domain-containing protein, protein MSAAEPIAARILDEAADWLVRLQQDASEETRRACVDWQRQSPQHARAWDRAERLLGHLGSLPPALAMPALGRERTLDRRRALKQLAVLLAVAPVGLAAWRTQPWQDWSADQHTGIGEQRKLPLPDGSLLTLNTDSAVDIAFTPAQRLVRLLRGEIFLDARADSRPFLVTTREGRMNTREARFNVRQGEVSTSVSVLLGRVEVAPLQGASQWLGAGDSVLLSARSIGALPPSPSPDAWTHGMLMADRMPLQTLLGELSRYRRGVLRCDPALAQLAVSGAFPLLDSNLALSMLQSTYPLRIHRVTDFWITLVAA, encoded by the coding sequence GTGAGTGCCGCCGAGCCCATCGCCGCGCGCATCCTCGACGAGGCGGCGGACTGGCTGGTACGCCTGCAGCAGGATGCCAGCGAGGAAACCCGCCGCGCCTGCGTCGATTGGCAGCGTCAGAGCCCGCAGCACGCCCGGGCCTGGGACCGTGCCGAACGTCTGCTGGGCCACCTGGGCAGCCTGCCTCCGGCACTGGCGATGCCGGCCCTGGGCCGCGAACGCACCCTGGATCGCCGCCGCGCCCTCAAGCAACTGGCCGTGCTGTTGGCCGTCGCCCCGGTCGGCCTGGCCGCCTGGCGCACACAACCCTGGCAGGACTGGAGCGCCGACCAGCACACCGGAATCGGCGAGCAGCGCAAGTTGCCGCTACCCGATGGCAGCCTGCTGACGCTCAACACCGACAGCGCCGTGGACATCGCCTTCACCCCGGCGCAGCGCCTGGTGCGCCTGCTGCGCGGGGAGATATTCCTCGATGCGCGCGCGGACAGCCGGCCCTTCCTGGTCACAACCCGCGAGGGCCGGATGAATACCCGCGAGGCGCGCTTCAACGTGCGTCAGGGCGAGGTCTCGACCAGCGTTTCCGTGCTCCTTGGGCGTGTCGAAGTGGCACCGCTACAGGGGGCCAGCCAATGGCTGGGCGCCGGGGATTCGGTACTGCTGTCGGCAAGAAGTATCGGCGCGCTCCCGCCCTCACCGAGTCCGGACGCCTGGACCCACGGCATGCTGATGGCCGACCGCATGCCCCTGCAGACGCTGCTGGGCGAGCTGAGCCGTTATCGCCGCGGGGTGCTGCGCTGCGACCCGGCGCTGGCGCAACTGGCGGTATCCGGTGCCTTCCCGTTGCTGGACAGCAACCTCGCGCTGTCGATGCTGCAGTCCACCTACCCCCTGCGGATCCATCGGGTAACGGACTTCTGGATCACCCTGGTAGCGGCCTGA
- a CDS encoding polyamine ABC transporter substrate-binding protein, which yields MRKRVLFLTLLACATAAQADDKLVRFYNWSDYMGPDTLKNFEKDSGIKVQYDVFDTNEMLEAKLLSGHSGYDLVVPSSQFLTKQINAGVYQKLDRAQLSNWKHLDPRLMKRLEAADPGNQYAVPYMWGTVGIGYNYDKVKAALGDSAPLDSWDLIFKPENLAKLHGCGVAFLDAPVKIIPQALHYLGLNPNSTNPDDYTKASALLQKLAPSITYFNSSKYTTDLANGDICVAVGYSGDVMQAQTRAREAGKKIDVRYVIPKEGANLWFDMLAIPRDSKNPKGAHALVNYLLRPEVIAPVSDYVGYANPNPDATPLLDPKVRDNPGIYPSDAVIEKLYVSADLPPKIQRVITREWTRIKTGQ from the coding sequence ATGCGTAAACGCGTTCTGTTTCTGACCCTCCTCGCCTGCGCCACCGCCGCGCAGGCCGACGACAAGCTGGTGCGCTTCTACAACTGGTCCGACTACATGGGCCCGGACACCCTGAAGAACTTCGAGAAGGACAGCGGCATCAAGGTCCAGTACGACGTCTTCGACACCAACGAGATGCTCGAGGCCAAGCTGCTCTCCGGCCACTCGGGCTACGACCTGGTGGTGCCGTCGAGCCAGTTCCTCACCAAGCAGATCAACGCCGGCGTCTACCAGAAGCTCGACCGCGCCCAACTGAGCAACTGGAAACACCTCGACCCGCGCCTGATGAAGCGCCTGGAAGCCGCCGACCCCGGCAACCAGTACGCCGTGCCCTACATGTGGGGCACCGTGGGCATCGGCTACAACTACGACAAGGTCAAGGCTGCCCTGGGCGACAGCGCCCCGCTGGATTCCTGGGACCTGATCTTCAAGCCGGAGAACCTGGCCAAGCTGCACGGCTGCGGCGTCGCCTTCCTCGACGCACCAGTGAAGATCATCCCGCAGGCGCTGCACTACCTCGGTCTGAACCCGAACAGCACCAACCCGGACGACTACACCAAGGCCTCCGCCCTGCTGCAGAAGCTCGCCCCGTCGATCACCTACTTCAACTCCTCCAAGTACACCACCGACCTCGCCAACGGCGACATCTGCGTGGCGGTCGGCTACTCGGGCGACGTGATGCAGGCGCAGACCCGCGCCCGGGAAGCCGGCAAGAAGATCGACGTGCGCTACGTGATCCCCAAGGAAGGCGCCAACCTGTGGTTCGACATGCTCGCCATCCCACGCGATTCGAAGAACCCCAAGGGTGCCCACGCGCTGGTCAACTACCTGCTGCGCCCGGAAGTGATCGCCCCTGTCAGCGACTACGTCGGCTACGCCAACCCCAATCCCGACGCCACGCCGCTGCTCGACCCGAAAGTGCGTGACAACCCCGGCATCTACCCCAGCGACGCGGTGATCGAGAAGCTCTACGTCTCCGCCGACCTGCCGCCGAAAATCCAGCGCGTGATCACCCGCGAATGGACCCGAATCAAGACTGGCCAATGA